A window of the Drosophila simulans strain w501 chromosome 2L, Prin_Dsim_3.1, whole genome shotgun sequence genome harbors these coding sequences:
- the LOC6731915 gene encoding ATP synthase subunit g, mitochondrial, protein MASLATKGSGLVNRLLTQARPQLDVFLKYAKVELTPPTPADIPAIRQGLGNIIKGAKTGAYKNLTVREAWLNTLVTAEVIFWFYIGECIGKRHIVGYNV, encoded by the exons ATGGCGAGTTTGGCTACCAAGGGATCAGGACTTGTGAACA GGCTCCTCACACAGGCGAGGCCACAACTGGACGTGTTCCTGAAGTACGCCAAGGTGGAACTGACACCCCCGACGCCCGCCGATATTCCGGCCATCCGCCAGGGACTGGGCAACATCATCAAGGGAGCCAAGACCGGCGCCTACAAGAACCTCACCGTTCGCGAGGCCTGGCTTAACACCCTGGTGACCGCCGAGGTCATCTTCTGGTTCTACATCGGCGAGTGCATCGGCAAGCGTCACATTGTGGGCTACAATGTCTAA